A portion of the Actomonas aquatica genome contains these proteins:
- a CDS encoding aldehyde dehydrogenase family protein produces the protein MTVHPMLIAGTWQAPAATAATFSSRNPNTGETFPDAYPVATAAEIDALLDTGLAASIALAATDPAKIGDFLDAYAEGITAAADELAALAHAETGLPVEPRLAKVEIPRTTGQLKQAAAAARAGDWRMPVIDTANNLRSQLEPLAKPVLVIGPNNFPFAFNGIAGGDFAAAIASGHAVIAKAHPAHPGTSQRLAEIAFAAVQSAGLPAATVQLYYRSSHEEGHRMASDPRLGAIGFTGSEGAGRKIKAAADAVGKPAYFELSSVNPVAFLPGALAEKATELATEFSGSCLLGVGQFCTNPGLLLTIAGDATETFLATAAENFNAAPSGVMLVPSLPTELDEAVVALTAAGAEVIGRGTQPKEPGFRAQPALLRVSGATFLENPAAFQREMFGPGSLVVVAADADELAAVAAHLDSSLTAAFYTASDGSDDALYDRLVPIIAPKAGRLLNDKMPTGVAVSPAMVHGGPFPAGGHPGFTAVGIPASLRRFGALRCYDNVRPNRLPATLQDKNPTGTLWRCIDGSWTQADIG, from the coding sequence ATGACTGTTCACCCCATGCTCATCGCGGGCACTTGGCAGGCTCCGGCCGCCACTGCCGCCACCTTTTCGTCCCGTAATCCCAATACCGGCGAGACCTTCCCTGACGCCTACCCGGTCGCCACTGCCGCCGAGATCGATGCCTTGCTCGACACCGGCCTTGCCGCGTCCATCGCGCTGGCCGCGACCGATCCCGCCAAGATCGGCGACTTTCTCGATGCCTATGCCGAGGGCATCACCGCCGCCGCCGACGAGCTCGCAGCCCTCGCCCACGCCGAGACCGGCCTGCCCGTCGAACCCCGCCTCGCCAAGGTCGAGATTCCGCGCACCACCGGCCAGCTCAAGCAGGCCGCGGCCGCCGCCCGCGCCGGCGACTGGCGTATGCCCGTGATCGATACGGCCAACAACCTGCGCTCCCAACTCGAGCCGCTCGCCAAACCCGTCCTCGTCATCGGCCCCAACAACTTCCCCTTCGCCTTCAACGGCATCGCCGGCGGTGACTTCGCCGCCGCCATCGCCAGCGGCCACGCCGTCATCGCCAAAGCCCATCCGGCTCACCCCGGCACCAGCCAACGTCTCGCCGAGATCGCTTTCGCCGCCGTCCAATCCGCCGGTCTGCCCGCCGCCACCGTGCAGCTCTACTACCGCTCTTCCCACGAGGAGGGCCATCGCATGGCGAGCGACCCGCGCCTCGGCGCCATCGGCTTCACCGGCAGCGAAGGTGCCGGCCGCAAAATCAAAGCTGCCGCCGACGCCGTCGGCAAACCCGCCTACTTTGAACTGAGCAGCGTCAACCCGGTCGCCTTTCTGCCCGGCGCGCTCGCCGAAAAAGCCACCGAACTCGCCACCGAATTCAGCGGCTCCTGCCTGCTCGGTGTCGGCCAGTTCTGCACCAACCCCGGCCTGCTGCTCACCATCGCTGGTGACGCCACCGAAACCTTCCTCGCCACCGCCGCCGAGAACTTCAACGCCGCCCCTTCGGGCGTGATGCTGGTGCCGTCCCTGCCCACCGAGCTCGACGAGGCCGTGGTCGCGCTCACCGCCGCCGGGGCCGAAGTGATCGGTCGCGGCACCCAACCCAAGGAACCCGGCTTCCGCGCCCAACCCGCCCTCCTCCGTGTCTCCGGCGCGACCTTCCTCGAAAACCCGGCCGCCTTCCAGCGCGAGATGTTTGGCCCCGGTTCGCTCGTGGTGGTGGCCGCCGATGCCGATGAACTCGCCGCCGTCGCCGCCCACCTCGACTCCTCCCTCACCGCGGCCTTCTACACCGCCAGCGATGGCTCCGACGACGCGCTCTATGATCGCCTCGTCCCGATCATCGCCCCCAAAGCCGGTCGCCTGCTCAACGACAAGATGCCCACCGGCGTCGCGGTTTCACCCGCCATGGTGCACGGCGGCCCCTTCCCGGCGGGCGGCCATCCGGGATTCACCGCCGTCGGCATTCCGGCGTCGCTGCGTCGTTTCGGCGCCCTGCGTTGCTACGACAACGTGCGGCCCAACCGCCTTCCCGCCACGCTGCAGGACAAAAATCCCACTGGCACGCTCTGGCGCTGTATCGACGGCTCGTGGACGCAAGCCGACATCGGCTGA
- a CDS encoding DUF3857 domain-containing protein: MLFASVALLTPLLTLNVFAQVPPERKAPAIYHEAIAPLLTPLEDVLAGRDHHPDTDQNGLTLLAETIHYRADNGTTYRVYHDIYYARTEGAIEALGSNTYSYDKTRESLFLIDAATILPDGTRREIDTRGAFLQAPQHEAANSLYTSEEELTVIFPMVSAGAVTSTIVLVREDDPVFPGEFAASMSFQSGWERFRSRLVLDFPTADLDRVHALAAHPDVPTPTDERDYAAGRSRRTWARGPSPDMDWESRSPAFSFRAPTVWLSTLESWDEVAAWFDGLLQDRSQIGPELTTLLAEWTDDLTDDDAIIRTLFDHVSNDVRYTGLEFGLAGYQPYDCAEVWANRYGDCKDKANLLRALLAAKGIESHIVLLRTTNHGRVERRSPSWHQFNHAILAVPRADGSIWFLDPTVDQLDPTFLPLADSAREVLMLADGKAVWVRTPTSNDSGIHISAEASLNEQAELSGWFTFAATGSDAAFYAGYYNARDTQRRRSGLSDDVQAFFPGSETLDLDYTPTQGPVGDFAIRGYFVRPSPGSENLTVQFPFPVHWLPDLDADDDRTYPYFTYTRTESLTARITLPPNLHAGQIPEPFEVNSDSISISARWEKRPGELAMQLRWQPQRPIIAPDDYPVFHRAIRALTAWLDRPATLTREAPSETDATDADAVATETLSTADFPLLATGGGQMRLLENRYPEGRDDLRRRLALQRIIQWFPDEPETAFDATVYLALLDADGTWDETFIAKLRDVLQRFGASAPPSSLNWGRYLLGRALWSNAKDPEGIRILLDVADDTQASPYRRGWCAYYAGAFQSENDPAAARETFARFADINSDAQLAIIKYHARLLVELADASATQAWLEQLPNQVGPENTPGVLDQVFDYLSTSIPTEQHEALTAFATLATATLPDANPSDETNSPGLAALIRRLEADDAWREYYLALQELVETSSSLDWLAVGDASTWADFAAVEAELERANDAREGVAVINAALNLALYHNDNKEAVAQYTRWALWWLRSSRQDDAFLRRLGDIAVLMPASEDNTEVVSAWDELGDGLVALDDLDAAIRVHQLIVDDPGTQPYQLAEAHAKLTQIALQRRAYGEALEQVRLLAPVQGRNTDGGDFLFPGIMLSLRKHDYDQAMAWLQDVSEIEEQYREKLDLAPIYTDTLPFVTDHPEELRRYWTWAAEWQNAWRNQLAELSEGELTPVPVPDLTDLKGLGTQAANAIEARDTTALLRVFDTFVSLMHLTPFGTQLVVNTMEETAEPMPELNRALREWFLSVVRTMPDTGTQVDELMSRRTGLLLFQLGHFDQVPDWVEKVLNRFGADTAEAHYAALIWLNATRETPEDKESLTFAQAVLQQEDVEFRDGIVAQMHDRLLALGRSQERLDLIMRELEEPRVQANAGLVKALRQQRDILHRSLSQGAALTEWVDQWVAANNFQWLDRLEPATLDEPGVREPSDDGYYEWNDDGYGRTVRLNYLQARSPAPTTQVRLAAFRQLVSLLVAFDEAPDFAAKIKSALDSDLWPLDERVPLVSYGSARLSGAGFSAQAREIVELPANTGLPERFTDLLAFAQNAGETLALREPDAIAAAIEALLDHPLEEGEPEIIELQLKRLVYLDADPLVDAFLAAAKQLEVGSTVSNTSAALRLQWLRSVRTARTERPFFHALRDRLTSVLLTDETDRANLGRMLGSLSFYELGHTQRARAVTLALAEAAFNGVDHTDLLNVLSSCHMLVVPHPDLSLPLIEFLLSSDIEDSRRSQFLWNLNGLVDPDIDRVYHANRAVLQTFLAEAPRDKLPLTRASVRRLLAIMDLRRSLEAQPDTLFTAEAREEIGTVDTDAFQLQFLVTRGRYDEAYTVLNRMDPDILTQLHNFPFTRQVLIAVDAADELELMQEVALERFLKARHDVFSLVDMSSIYSFLQCVDFLGQEATLEDWFWERLLTVIKDVDDQAFIRMHRDYFAADWEELLAVSDATVARQPEGYSAIGFRGVAHFHLGHYAEAVADLELYLERDLTSPRRAARAELLARAREHL, encoded by the coding sequence ATGCTCTTTGCCTCCGTTGCCCTCCTCACCCCACTCCTTACTCTCAACGTCTTCGCGCAAGTCCCCCCCGAGCGCAAGGCACCGGCGATCTACCACGAGGCGATTGCCCCCCTGCTGACTCCGCTGGAGGACGTCCTGGCGGGGCGTGACCACCATCCGGATACGGATCAAAACGGCCTCACCCTTCTCGCCGAGACGATCCACTACCGCGCAGATAATGGCACGACTTACCGCGTGTATCACGATATCTACTACGCGCGCACGGAGGGCGCAATCGAGGCACTCGGATCCAACACCTACAGCTACGACAAGACCCGCGAGTCCCTCTTCCTGATCGACGCCGCCACCATCCTGCCCGACGGCACGCGGCGCGAGATCGATACCCGCGGTGCGTTCCTGCAAGCCCCCCAACACGAGGCCGCCAACAGCCTCTACACCAGCGAGGAGGAGCTCACCGTCATCTTCCCCATGGTCTCGGCCGGCGCGGTGACATCCACCATCGTGCTGGTGCGTGAGGACGACCCGGTTTTCCCGGGTGAGTTTGCCGCCTCCATGTCCTTTCAATCCGGCTGGGAACGCTTCCGCTCCCGACTCGTGCTCGATTTCCCGACGGCGGATCTCGACCGCGTGCATGCGCTCGCCGCCCACCCCGACGTGCCCACGCCGACCGACGAGCGCGACTACGCCGCCGGCCGCTCCCGCCGCACCTGGGCCCGCGGTCCTTCCCCGGACATGGATTGGGAAAGCCGCTCGCCCGCCTTCAGTTTCCGCGCTCCCACCGTGTGGTTGTCGACCCTCGAGTCCTGGGACGAAGTCGCCGCGTGGTTCGATGGTCTGCTGCAGGACCGTTCCCAGATCGGCCCCGAACTCACCACCCTGTTGGCCGAGTGGACCGACGACCTGACCGACGACGACGCCATCATCCGCACGCTGTTTGATCACGTCTCCAACGACGTGCGCTACACCGGCCTCGAGTTTGGCCTCGCCGGTTACCAACCCTACGACTGCGCCGAGGTCTGGGCCAATCGCTACGGCGACTGCAAAGACAAAGCCAACCTGCTGCGCGCCCTGCTCGCCGCCAAAGGCATCGAGTCCCACATCGTTCTGCTGCGCACCACCAACCACGGCCGCGTCGAGCGCCGCAGTCCGTCGTGGCACCAGTTCAACCACGCCATCCTCGCCGTGCCACGCGCCGACGGTTCCATCTGGTTTCTCGATCCCACCGTCGACCAACTCGACCCGACCTTCCTACCCCTCGCCGATTCCGCCCGCGAAGTCCTCATGCTCGCCGATGGCAAAGCGGTGTGGGTGCGCACGCCCACCAGCAACGACAGCGGCATTCACATCTCGGCCGAAGCGAGCTTGAACGAACAGGCGGAGCTCAGCGGTTGGTTCACCTTCGCGGCCACCGGCTCCGACGCCGCGTTCTACGCCGGCTACTACAACGCCCGCGACACGCAGAGGCGTCGCTCCGGCTTGAGCGACGACGTGCAAGCCTTCTTCCCCGGTTCCGAAACCCTCGACCTCGACTACACGCCCACCCAGGGCCCGGTGGGCGACTTCGCCATCCGCGGCTATTTCGTGCGCCCTTCGCCCGGCAGCGAAAACCTCACGGTGCAGTTCCCCTTCCCCGTGCACTGGCTGCCGGACCTGGATGCCGACGACGATCGCACGTATCCATACTTCACTTACACCCGCACTGAATCCCTGACCGCGCGCATCACCCTGCCGCCCAACCTGCATGCCGGTCAGATTCCGGAGCCCTTTGAGGTCAACTCCGACAGTATCAGCATCTCCGCGCGTTGGGAAAAACGCCCCGGCGAACTCGCCATGCAACTGCGTTGGCAACCGCAACGCCCCATCATCGCGCCCGATGACTACCCCGTTTTCCATCGCGCCATCCGCGCCCTCACCGCGTGGCTCGATCGCCCCGCCACGCTGACCCGCGAAGCGCCGTCCGAGACGGACGCCACCGACGCCGACGCCGTCGCGACCGAAACCCTCTCCACCGCCGACTTCCCCCTACTCGCCACCGGCGGCGGGCAGATGCGCTTGTTGGAGAACCGTTACCCGGAGGGTCGTGATGACCTGCGCCGCCGTCTCGCCCTGCAGCGGATCATCCAGTGGTTTCCCGACGAACCGGAAACCGCGTTCGATGCCACCGTGTATCTCGCCTTGCTCGATGCCGATGGGACCTGGGACGAGACCTTCATCGCCAAGCTGCGCGACGTGCTGCAGCGCTTTGGGGCCTCCGCGCCGCCGAGCTCCCTCAACTGGGGCCGCTACCTGCTCGGTCGCGCCCTCTGGTCCAACGCCAAGGACCCCGAGGGCATCCGCATCCTGCTGGACGTCGCCGATGACACCCAAGCCTCGCCCTACCGGCGCGGTTGGTGCGCCTACTACGCCGGCGCGTTCCAGTCCGAAAACGATCCCGCCGCGGCGCGCGAAACCTTTGCCCGCTTCGCCGACATCAATTCCGACGCGCAGCTCGCCATCATCAAATACCACGCCCGCCTTCTCGTGGAGCTCGCCGATGCTTCCGCCACCCAAGCCTGGCTCGAACAACTGCCTAATCAGGTCGGCCCCGAGAACACCCCCGGCGTGCTCGATCAGGTGTTTGATTACCTGAGCACCAGCATTCCGACCGAGCAGCATGAAGCGCTGACTGCCTTCGCCACCCTCGCCACCGCCACGCTCCCGGACGCCAATCCGTCCGACGAAACCAACTCCCCTGGTCTCGCCGCGCTCATCCGCCGCCTCGAAGCCGACGATGCCTGGCGCGAGTATTACCTTGCCCTGCAGGAGCTGGTCGAAACGTCCAGCTCCCTCGATTGGCTGGCCGTCGGCGACGCGTCCACTTGGGCCGATTTTGCCGCCGTCGAAGCCGAACTCGAACGCGCCAACGACGCCCGCGAAGGCGTCGCCGTCATCAACGCCGCCCTCAACCTCGCGCTCTATCACAACGACAACAAAGAGGCGGTCGCCCAATACACCCGCTGGGCCCTCTGGTGGCTGCGCTCCTCCCGCCAGGACGACGCCTTCCTGCGCCGCCTCGGCGACATCGCCGTGCTCATGCCGGCGAGCGAGGACAACACCGAAGTCGTGAGCGCTTGGGACGAACTCGGCGATGGTCTGGTCGCGCTCGACGACCTCGACGCCGCGATTCGCGTGCACCAACTCATCGTCGACGATCCCGGAACGCAGCCCTACCAACTCGCCGAAGCCCACGCCAAACTCACTCAGATCGCGCTGCAACGGCGTGCCTACGGCGAGGCCTTGGAACAGGTCCGCCTCCTCGCGCCCGTGCAGGGACGCAACACCGACGGCGGCGACTTCCTCTTCCCCGGCATCATGCTGTCGCTGCGCAAACACGACTACGACCAAGCCATGGCCTGGCTCCAGGACGTCAGCGAAATCGAAGAGCAGTATCGCGAGAAACTCGACCTCGCCCCGATCTACACCGACACCCTGCCCTTCGTCACCGACCACCCCGAGGAGCTGCGGCGCTACTGGACATGGGCGGCGGAATGGCAAAACGCCTGGCGCAATCAACTCGCCGAGCTGAGCGAGGGTGAGCTCACGCCCGTGCCCGTGCCTGACCTCACTGACCTCAAAGGCCTTGGCACCCAAGCCGCCAACGCCATCGAAGCGCGCGACACGACTGCCTTGCTGCGCGTTTTTGACACCTTCGTCAGCCTGATGCACCTCACGCCCTTCGGCACGCAGCTGGTCGTCAACACCATGGAGGAAACCGCCGAGCCCATGCCCGAGCTCAACCGCGCCCTGCGCGAGTGGTTTCTCTCCGTCGTGCGCACGATGCCCGACACCGGGACGCAGGTGGACGAACTCATGAGCCGCCGCACCGGCCTGCTCCTGTTCCAACTCGGCCACTTCGATCAGGTCCCCGACTGGGTGGAAAAGGTGCTCAACCGCTTTGGCGCCGACACCGCCGAAGCGCACTACGCCGCGCTCATTTGGTTGAACGCCACGCGCGAAACGCCCGAAGACAAGGAGTCGCTCACCTTTGCCCAAGCCGTGCTGCAACAGGAAGACGTCGAGTTCCGCGATGGGATCGTCGCCCAAATGCACGACCGCCTGCTCGCCCTCGGCCGTTCGCAGGAACGCCTCGACCTGATCATGCGCGAACTCGAAGAACCGCGCGTCCAAGCCAACGCCGGCCTCGTCAAAGCCCTGCGCCAGCAACGCGACATTCTGCATCGCAGTCTCAGCCAAGGCGCCGCCCTCACCGAGTGGGTCGACCAATGGGTGGCCGCCAACAACTTCCAATGGCTCGACCGACTCGAACCCGCCACTCTCGACGAGCCGGGTGTGCGCGAGCCAAGCGACGATGGTTACTACGAGTGGAACGACGACGGTTATGGCCGCACCGTGCGCCTCAACTACCTGCAGGCCCGCTCCCCCGCGCCGACCACTCAGGTGCGCCTCGCGGCGTTTCGCCAACTCGTCTCCCTGCTCGTCGCCTTCGACGAAGCCCCGGACTTCGCCGCCAAGATCAAGTCCGCCCTCGACAGCGATCTCTGGCCCCTCGACGAGCGGGTGCCGCTCGTATCCTACGGCAGTGCCCGCTTGAGCGGCGCCGGCTTCTCCGCGCAGGCCCGCGAGATCGTGGAGCTCCCCGCCAATACCGGACTCCCGGAGCGCTTCACCGACTTGCTCGCCTTCGCCCAAAACGCCGGTGAGACCCTCGCGCTGCGCGAACCCGACGCCATCGCCGCCGCCATCGAGGCGCTGCTCGACCATCCGCTCGAAGAAGGTGAGCCCGAGATCATCGAGCTCCAGCTCAAGCGTCTCGTCTACCTCGACGCCGATCCGCTGGTCGACGCGTTCCTCGCCGCCGCGAAGCAACTCGAAGTGGGCTCCACCGTTTCCAACACCTCCGCCGCGCTGCGCCTCCAGTGGCTGCGCAGCGTGCGCACCGCCCGCACCGAGCGCCCGTTCTTCCACGCCCTGCGCGACCGTTTGACCTCGGTGCTTCTCACCGACGAGACCGATCGCGCCAACCTCGGTCGCATGCTCGGCTCCTTGTCATTCTACGAGTTGGGCCACACCCAACGCGCCCGCGCCGTCACCCTCGCCCTCGCCGAAGCGGCCTTCAACGGCGTCGATCACACCGACCTGCTCAACGTCCTGTCCTCCTGCCACATGTTGGTGGTGCCGCACCCCGACCTCAGCCTGCCGCTCATCGAGTTCCTGCTCAGCTCCGACATCGAGGACTCCCGCCGCTCGCAGTTCCTGTGGAATCTCAACGGGCTGGTCGACCCCGACATCGATCGCGTTTACCACGCCAATCGCGCCGTGCTGCAGACCTTCCTCGCGGAAGCACCGCGCGACAAGCTGCCGCTCACCCGCGCCAGCGTGCGCCGCCTCCTCGCCATCATGGACCTGCGGCGCTCCCTCGAAGCCCAGCCAGACACCCTGTTCACCGCCGAGGCGCGCGAGGAGATCGGAACCGTCGATACCGACGCGTTTCAGCTCCAGTTCCTGGTCACCCGCGGACGCTACGACGAAGCCTACACCGTCCTGAACCGCATGGATCCCGACATCCTCACTCAACTGCACAACTTCCCCTTCACCCGGCAGGTGCTGATCGCCGTCGATGCCGCCGACGAACTCGAGCTGATGCAGGAAGTCGCCTTGGAACGCTTCCTCAAAGCGCGCCACGATGTCTTCAGCCTCGTCGACATGAGTTCGATCTACAGCTTCCTCCAGTGCGTCGATTTCCTCGGCCAGGAGGCGACGCTCGAGGACTGGTTCTGGGAACGTCTCCTCACTGTCATCAAAGACGTGGACGACCAGGCCTTCATCCGCATGCATCGCGACTACTTCGCGGCCGACTGGGAGGAACTGCTCGCGGTGAGCGACGCCACGGTGGCCCGCCAACCGGAAGGGTATTCCGCCATCGGATTCCGCGGCGTCGCGCACTTCCACCTCGGTCACTACGCCGAGGCCGTGGCCGATCTCGAACTCTACCTCGAACGCGACCTGACCTCCCCGCGCCGCGCCGCCCGCGCCGAACTCCTCGCCCGCGCCCGCGAACACCTCTGA
- a CDS encoding energy transducer TonB yields the protein MGKRCITLSALLFGLIVSGTLLTAANDLVERPRVLDFSRPSVPADIYRSGAEVDLYVEINESGRVIHAAVQRATDPGLAVPCLRAVRNWRFAPVLKNGFPARVRFIQPLRFGSRDMAAMTAASHPAQARRRVTPHLPSELADRAGEVLIAFSVTAAGDVADVTVVESTDPSLNDATIDAALRWRFRPALQEGYHVATRIFVPFEFKGTGSRPAPEHVAEHVDRPHASREAGAATTGRGDERTL from the coding sequence ATGGGAAAACGCTGCATCACCCTTTCCGCCCTGCTGTTTGGCCTCATCGTCTCTGGCACGCTCCTGACCGCCGCCAACGATTTGGTGGAACGGCCGCGGGTGCTCGATTTTAGCCGACCCTCAGTCCCCGCCGACATCTATCGTTCGGGCGCCGAGGTCGACCTCTACGTCGAAATCAACGAGTCCGGCCGGGTCATCCACGCCGCCGTGCAACGCGCCACCGATCCCGGTCTCGCCGTGCCCTGCTTGCGCGCCGTGCGCAACTGGCGCTTCGCCCCGGTGCTCAAAAACGGTTTCCCTGCTCGCGTGCGGTTTATCCAACCGCTGCGTTTCGGCTCCCGTGACATGGCCGCCATGACCGCCGCTTCGCACCCCGCCCAAGCCCGCCGTCGCGTCACTCCCCACCTCCCCAGCGAGTTGGCCGACCGCGCCGGCGAAGTTCTCATCGCCTTTTCAGTCACCGCCGCCGGCGATGTAGCCGACGTCACGGTCGTCGAGTCGACCGACCCCTCGCTGAACGACGCGACCATCGACGCCGCGCTGCGTTGGCGTTTCCGTCCCGCGCTGCAGGAAGGTTATCACGTCGCGACCAGGATATTTGTGCCCTTCGAATTCAAAGGCACCGGGTCCCGCCCCGCGCCCGAGCACGTGGCGGAGCACGTCGATCGCCCCCACGCCAGCCGCGAAGCCGGAGCCGCCACCACCGGCCGTGGCGACGAACGCACCTTGTAA
- a CDS encoding aldehyde dehydrogenase family protein has product MSALLFARPPRIVVASGYLVGMGNQPLLIDGEWIAASADADFFNASAPATGESLPEQFPVSPWSQLDHLLTSAARDARELAQTSPVQLASFLEAYADAIVTHTDELATLASRESGLPADARFVQVEIPRTLKQLRDAAACARDQNWRQPVIDTTANLRTQLEPLAKPILVMGPNNFPFAYNGIAGGDFAAAIATGHAVIAKAHPAHPGTTQRLAELAHEAATTTGLPSATVQLFYHCSNEDGLRLASDPRLGAIGFTGGEKAGRAIKAAADATGTPAYFEMSGVNPVGILPGALRERPTEIARAFCESSLLGVGQFCTNPGLVLTTDSAGLDRYLERVRATFAEHTSGPMLTAALPRELDDAVQGLLDAGATLVARGPAPSADGFYPRPAVLRVDARTYLADPARFQREMFGPASLLVVARDADELRTVYEHLDASLTGSLYSAADGNDDALYDELVARLAPRVGRLLNDKMPTGVAVSPAMMHGGPFPAGGHPGFTAVGMPASLRRFGALRCYDHVRPHRLPPTLQDRSPFPALWRCIDGTWTLGPVPANDR; this is encoded by the coding sequence ATGTCGGCCCTTCTTTTTGCCCGCCCGCCTCGCATCGTCGTCGCAAGCGGCTACCTTGTTGGCATGGGAAACCAACCTCTGCTCATCGACGGTGAATGGATCGCAGCTTCGGCCGATGCTGATTTCTTCAACGCCTCCGCGCCCGCCACCGGCGAGTCTCTGCCCGAGCAGTTTCCAGTCAGCCCCTGGTCGCAACTCGACCACCTCCTCACCTCCGCCGCCCGCGACGCCCGTGAACTCGCGCAAACGTCCCCCGTCCAACTCGCCTCCTTTCTCGAAGCTTACGCCGACGCCATCGTGACCCACACCGACGAACTGGCCACCCTCGCCAGTCGCGAGTCCGGCCTGCCCGCCGACGCACGATTCGTCCAAGTCGAGATTCCCCGCACCCTCAAACAACTCCGCGACGCTGCCGCCTGCGCCCGCGACCAGAACTGGCGCCAACCGGTCATCGACACGACCGCCAACCTGCGCACCCAACTCGAACCGCTCGCCAAACCCATCCTCGTGATGGGGCCGAACAACTTCCCCTTCGCCTACAATGGCATCGCCGGCGGCGATTTCGCCGCGGCCATCGCCACCGGTCACGCCGTCATCGCCAAAGCCCACCCGGCCCATCCCGGCACCACCCAACGGCTCGCCGAACTCGCCCACGAAGCCGCCACCACCACCGGTCTGCCGTCGGCCACCGTGCAGCTCTTTTATCACTGCAGCAACGAAGACGGCCTGCGTCTCGCCAGCGACCCGCGCCTCGGCGCCATCGGCTTCACCGGCGGCGAGAAAGCCGGCCGCGCCATCAAAGCCGCCGCCGACGCCACCGGCACGCCCGCCTACTTTGAAATGAGTGGCGTCAACCCCGTCGGTATCCTGCCCGGAGCGCTGCGCGAACGGCCGACCGAGATCGCCCGCGCATTCTGCGAATCGAGCCTGCTCGGCGTCGGCCAATTCTGCACCAACCCGGGCCTCGTGCTCACGACCGACAGCGCCGGCCTCGACCGCTATCTCGAAAGGGTTCGCGCCACCTTCGCCGAGCACACATCCGGTCCCATGCTCACCGCTGCACTCCCACGCGAACTCGACGACGCCGTGCAAGGTTTGCTCGACGCCGGCGCCACCCTCGTCGCCCGAGGACCGGCGCCATCGGCCGACGGGTTTTACCCGCGTCCCGCCGTGCTCCGCGTTGACGCCCGCACTTACCTCGCCGACCCGGCCCGTTTCCAGCGCGAGATGTTTGGTCCGGCTTCGCTGCTCGTAGTCGCTCGCGATGCCGACGAACTCCGCACCGTTTACGAGCACTTGGACGCCTCGCTCACCGGATCGCTCTACAGCGCCGCAGACGGCAATGATGACGCGCTCTACGACGAACTCGTCGCCCGGCTCGCCCCCCGCGTCGGCCGTTTGCTCAACGACAAAATGCCCACCGGCGTCGCGGTCTCGCCGGCCATGATGCACGGCGGTCCCTTTCCGGCCGGAGGCCATCCCGGATTCACCGCCGTCGGCATGCCCGCCTCGCTCCGTCGTTTTGGTGCGCTGCGTTGCTACGACCACGTGCGTCCGCATCGCCTGCCGCCCACCCTGCAGGACCGCAGTCCCTTCCCCGCCCTCTGGCGCTGCATCGACGGCACCTGGACCCTCGGCCCCGTGCCCGCGAACGACCGGTAA
- a CDS encoding FMN-dependent NADH-azoreductase, whose protein sequence is MVSSQLLGGAYCDCFVHLVARGKRFEEGAIRYFPQKRNKPDLTKHLLAGKETMSTRTKIIDTPPKIIVKKELNLLLINGSPRGERSLSRQLASSFIDSWRTKSIAGSIIERDVGRNPPPFVTEDWIAAAFTPADERTDRMNEVLTYSNEAIAELREADIMVLATPMHNYGLPAATKAWVDQVIRVNETFSFDLDRGDFPIEPILQGKRMVLLTSAGEFGFEQSGIRAGKNHLHPHVETIAHYLGVSRSWSASIEYQEFGDKRFEESKARAFSKLPTIVEKIRSSYMEKTKGEGRDRAK, encoded by the coding sequence GTGGTTTCATCGCAGTTACTGGGTGGTGCTTATTGCGATTGTTTTGTTCACCTCGTTGCGAGGGGGAAGCGCTTTGAGGAGGGGGCGATTCGATATTTTCCTCAGAAACGAAATAAACCGGATCTCACGAAGCACTTACTTGCAGGTAAGGAAACAATGAGCACACGAACAAAAATCATCGATACACCACCAAAGATTATCGTGAAAAAAGAACTCAACCTGCTCCTCATCAACGGCAGTCCGCGTGGCGAGCGCTCGCTTTCTCGTCAACTGGCCTCCTCCTTCATCGACTCCTGGCGCACCAAAAGCATCGCAGGATCGATCATAGAACGCGACGTCGGTCGCAACCCGCCACCGTTTGTGACTGAAGACTGGATCGCGGCCGCCTTTACGCCCGCCGACGAAAGGACGGATAGAATGAACGAAGTCCTGACTTATTCGAATGAGGCAATCGCTGAGCTTCGCGAGGCGGATATCATGGTTCTGGCCACGCCCATGCACAATTACGGTTTGCCTGCGGCGACGAAAGCTTGGGTCGATCAAGTCATCCGCGTGAATGAAACCTTCTCCTTCGACCTCGATCGGGGTGACTTTCCGATTGAGCCCATCCTGCAAGGGAAACGAATGGTCCTGCTGACATCAGCGGGCGAGTTTGGCTTTGAACAATCCGGAATCCGCGCTGGGAAAAACCATCTCCACCCACACGTAGAGACCATAGCGCACTATCTGGGTGTCTCCCGGTCTTGGAGTGCCTCCATTGAATATCAGGAATTCGGGGACAAACGCTTTGAAGAGTCCAAAGCGCGCGCTTTCTCAAAGTTGCCTACAATCGTTGAAAAGATCCGCTCATCCTATATGGAGAAAACCAAAGGCGAGGGTCGAGATCGAGCGAAGTGA